GCCTGTTTCCGGTGCTGTCTGTGTTGTTGCCATATCTTTTTGATTTTCTTGTTTTTTATCCGGTTGAGGTTCGGGTTTTACTTCGTGTTCTTTCATCACTTTTTCGCCTTCGGGAGTAGGCTTATCTACCTGCTTCTGCATTTGCTCTGCCTTTTCAACGGCAAGTGGCGCAGGCACTTTAAAGAATGAGAAATTGGTAGGGTTCTTTAACTGACTGAAAAAATTGGAAAAGAAGTTGGAAAAGAAATCACCGCTCTTGTCCACACGCATAAACTGGTTTTGGTTTTTTTTCGTGGGGTCTACGGTTTCCATTTTTCCATTCTCGTCAATGCTCTTTACCGCCTGGATTTTCATTTTTTCTTTATCCAGCACCAACAGAATGTCCGATAGCTGTTCGGGCATTTTCGGTTTGTTAGTTGTTTCTTCGCTCATATTCTGAAAATTTAAAAGTTCACGCCCGAATGTAAAGGAAGCGTTCACTGCATTGCCCGAAGTGGCACTCAAAGGCAGTATTTGTCACTTATTGGCGCTCAGTTTGGTGGTAGGCGGATTAAAACTTTCCCTTATGAACTGATGTACGTCGGATAGTTTGTAATACAGCTTACCGCTGATGGTGTAATAAGGCAGCTTGCCGATAGAGCGATAACGTTGAAGGGAACGGTTACTGATTTTGAGCATCTGAAGCAAATCCTGGTTATCAAGTAATTCTTCGCCGTCTATGCTGTTGCGTTTCTTTTGCAATTCGTTTATATTGTCGCCCAGCATATCGAGGCGACCCATAAGGCGCTCCATCCACGCCAAAAATTCCATTCTGTCAATATTCATAGGAACATACTTTTTGAGGGTTCATACCTATTTGTTATCTGTCTTTATCTTCCTGCCTTTCTTGACATAGCTTTTGCCCTTTGCCATAAGTTCCTGCACAAACTCGTCACTGCTCTGTATGGC
This window of the Chitinophaga sancti genome carries:
- a CDS encoding helix-turn-helix domain-containing protein → MNIDRMEFLAWMERLMGRLDMLGDNINELQKKRNSIDGEELLDNQDLLQMLKISNRSLQRYRSIGKLPYYTISGKLYYKLSDVHQFIRESFNPPTTKLSANK